A region of Deltaproteobacteria bacterium DNA encodes the following proteins:
- the ctaD gene encoding cytochrome c oxidase subunit I, translating into MSSRIPIVPENTEPLPRLRENEGMLSWVASVDHKQIGIMYLICCMVFFLIGGLEALLIRIQLAQPEFGFLSPEVYNQMFTMHGTTMIFFVVMPFLIGVGVYLVPLMIGARDMAFPRLNALSFWLFVFGGILIYYSFLTQSGAPDVGWFAYSPLSEKPFSLNKGPTYWALGLLATGIGSVASGLNNVVTILTMRTPGMTMRRLPLFVWMILVTSFLLIFVIPIITSAFAMMLLDRLLGATFFTPAHGGSAILWQHFFWGFGHPEVYILILPAFGIISEVIPVFSRKPIYGYEFVAGSTVAIGLLSLGVWVHHMFAVGLGDVTNLYFSFASMLIAIPTGVKVLNWVATMWGGKIIFATPMLFATAFIIEFVIGGLTGVAIASVPIDWVVTDSYFIVAHFHYALFGGSLFAIFAGVYYWFPKFTGRMMSETLGKWHFWLTVIGFNLTFFIQHFLGMMGMPRRTYTYHDFPYWGSMNLISTIGAIVLAVSVLVFVWNILQSLKRGEKAGGNPWNAWTLEWATTSPPAVHNFDLVPPVRGRRPLWDLAHPDMPDEPDAKVV; encoded by the coding sequence ATGAGCAGCAGGATTCCCATAGTTCCGGAAAACACCGAACCCCTGCCAAGGCTTAGGGAAAACGAAGGGATGCTGAGCTGGGTGGCATCCGTGGACCACAAACAGATAGGTATCATGTACCTCATCTGCTGTATGGTTTTCTTTCTGATCGGGGGGCTTGAAGCTCTATTAATACGTATACAGCTTGCTCAGCCAGAATTCGGCTTCCTTTCGCCCGAAGTATACAATCAGATGTTCACAATGCACGGGACCACGATGATATTTTTTGTCGTCATGCCTTTTCTGATAGGAGTGGGGGTCTACCTTGTGCCTCTAATGATAGGGGCGCGGGATATGGCTTTCCCGCGCTTAAACGCCCTCAGCTTCTGGTTATTCGTTTTCGGCGGAATACTCATATACTACAGCTTTCTCACACAGAGCGGAGCCCCGGATGTAGGATGGTTTGCCTACTCGCCGCTAAGCGAAAAGCCCTTCTCGCTCAATAAAGGCCCCACGTACTGGGCTTTGGGTCTGCTGGCGACAGGTATCGGCTCGGTCGCTTCAGGGCTAAACAACGTGGTTACTATCTTAACGATGAGAACGCCCGGGATGACAATGCGGAGGCTTCCTCTCTTTGTATGGATGATTCTCGTCACCTCTTTCCTACTCATTTTCGTAATCCCGATTATCACCTCGGCATTCGCCATGATGCTGCTTGACCGCCTCCTCGGGGCTACGTTTTTTACCCCGGCTCACGGAGGCTCCGCGATTCTCTGGCAGCATTTCTTCTGGGGTTTCGGGCACCCCGAGGTATATATCCTGATACTGCCGGCATTCGGCATCATTTCGGAAGTTATACCGGTCTTCTCCCGTAAACCCATCTACGGATACGAATTCGTCGCGGGCTCCACCGTCGCGATCGGCCTGCTGAGCCTTGGGGTATGGGTGCACCATATGTTCGCGGTAGGGCTGGGAGACGTAACCAATTTGTATTTTTCTTTCGCGAGCATGCTTATTGCCATTCCGACCGGCGTTAAAGTCCTCAACTGGGTCGCCACCATGTGGGGGGGAAAGATAATTTTCGCAACCCCCATGCTATTCGCAACGGCGTTCATTATAGAATTCGTAATCGGCGGCCTGACAGGAGTCGCCATAGCTTCGGTGCCTATAGACTGGGTCGTCACGGACAGCTACTTCATTGTGGCGCATTTCCACTATGCCCTATTCGGAGGCTCGCTCTTCGCAATCTTCGCGGGCGTCTACTACTGGTTCCCGAAATTTACGGGACGCATGATGTCTGAGACCCTGGGCAAGTGGCATTTCTGGCTTACGGTTATCGGATTCAATTTGACATTTTTCATTCAGCATTTCCTGGGCATGATGGGCATGCCGCGCCGTACATACACTTACCACGATTTCCCATATTGGGGCTCAATGAACCTGATATCCACAATCGGGGCAATAGTGCTCGCCGTGTCGGTTCTGGTTTTCGTATGGAACATACTTCAGAGCCTGAAGAGAGGAGAAAAAGCGGGCGGCAACCCCTGGAACGCATGGACGCTGGAGTGGGCTACTACATCGCCGCCGGCCGTCCACAATTTCGACCTTGTGCCGCCGGTCAGGGGAAGGCGGCCGCTATGGGACCTGGCTCACCCGGATATGCCCGACGAGCCTGACGCAAAAGTCGTTTAG
- the coxB gene encoding cytochrome c oxidase subunit II, producing MEKLGGLFNPSSLEMDAMTDLTVYIIVISAAILGIIAFAVAYIIIRYRKKPGDDTEPYQDFGSLKLEIVWTAIPVAIVAVLFLLTCSTMNVIQPPVKDHEPDLVITGHQWWWEIYYPKSGVVTANELHIPLGKYLLIRLESIDVIHDFWVPELARKIDAVPGHPNYMWIEATKPGVYLGACAEFCGAQHANMRIRVIVENEEEFKEWEKQQLVIPATPRAGLAGEGAKLFQEKACMNCHTIMGTAAAANVGPNLTHLNKRQTIGAGVLTNSPENLAKWLTNPQKYKQGSLMPNMKLSDNDVQALVAYLEALK from the coding sequence ATGGAAAAATTAGGCGGCCTTTTCAATCCGAGTTCTCTCGAAATGGATGCCATGACCGATTTAACGGTCTACATCATAGTCATTTCGGCGGCCATACTGGGTATTATAGCATTTGCGGTAGCTTACATAATTATTCGGTACAGAAAAAAACCTGGCGATGACACGGAACCCTATCAGGATTTCGGAAGTTTAAAGCTCGAAATAGTATGGACCGCCATACCTGTGGCTATAGTAGCGGTGCTCTTTCTTCTGACCTGCAGCACAATGAATGTCATACAACCCCCGGTAAAAGATCACGAGCCCGATCTCGTAATTACCGGGCATCAGTGGTGGTGGGAGATTTATTATCCCAAGTCAGGCGTAGTGACCGCCAACGAACTCCATATTCCTCTTGGCAAATATCTGCTCATACGTCTCGAATCCATAGACGTTATACACGACTTCTGGGTTCCGGAGCTTGCGAGGAAAATAGACGCTGTCCCCGGACACCCGAACTATATGTGGATTGAAGCGACCAAACCGGGGGTCTATCTGGGGGCCTGCGCCGAGTTTTGCGGAGCACAGCACGCAAATATGCGCATAAGGGTGATTGTGGAGAACGAAGAGGAATTTAAGGAATGGGAAAAACAGCAGCTGGTAATTCCCGCTACACCCAGAGCCGGCCTTGCAGGAGAGGGGGCAAAATTATTCCAGGAAAAGGCGTGCATGAATTGTCACACTATCATGGGCACAGCCGCCGCAGCCAATGTGGGGCCCAACCTGACTCATCTGAACAAGCGCCAGACTATAGGGGCCGGGGTGCTTACAAACAGCCCGGAGAACCTCGCAAAATGGCTCACCAACCCGCAGAAATATAAACAGGGATCATTAATGCCGAACATGAAGCTTTCGGATAACGATGTGCAGGCGTTAGTAGCGTACTTGGAGGCTCTAAAATGA
- a CDS encoding heme-copper oxidase subunit III — translation MANNLMLVKFFIASESIFFIMLILAYVNFHGSVTDGPTAKSSLNPYVTGIFSLFLLASSFTVWLAGKNLRNKNHRMMKFWILATILLGATFIFGQGLEWAGLIDKNITISRNVFGTTFFTLTGFHGFHVCVGLLMLTLLLGLAMFGDFKGPRSDAVECVSLYWHFVDGVWIVVFSVIYLWAFL, via the coding sequence ATGGCCAACAATCTAATGCTGGTTAAATTTTTCATCGCTTCGGAATCGATCTTCTTTATAATGCTGATACTTGCGTATGTGAATTTTCACGGCTCCGTCACGGACGGCCCCACCGCGAAGTCGAGTCTGAACCCCTATGTGACGGGAATATTCAGCCTGTTCCTTCTGGCCAGCAGCTTCACCGTATGGCTTGCTGGCAAAAACCTGAGAAATAAAAACCACAGGATGATGAAGTTCTGGATACTGGCAACTATCCTCCTGGGAGCGACGTTCATATTCGGGCAGGGACTCGAATGGGCGGGCCTGATAGATAAAAACATCACTATAAGCCGCAATGTATTCGGCACGACCTTTTTCACTCTGACAGGCTTTCACGGTTTTCACGTCTGTGTGGGACTGCTCATGCTTACGCTATTGCTCGGCCTCGCGATGTTCGGGGATTTCAAGGGGCCCAGATCAGACGCGGTGGAGTGCGTATCGCTCTACTGGCATTTTGTCGACGGGGTCTGGATAGTGGTGTTTTCGGTCATATACCTGTGGGCGTTTTTGTAA